In a single window of the Candidatus Hydrothermales bacterium genome:
- a CDS encoding bifunctional 3,4-dihydroxy-2-butanone-4-phosphate synthase/GTP cyclohydrolase II — MKEYKFASIEEALEDIREGKIVIVVDDKDRENEGDMVVAAEKVTPEHINFMATYARGLICLSLTRKRVEELRIPDFGGINTSRMGTPFVAPIDAKKGITTGSSAFDRARTIKVAIDPNTVHEDLAIPGHVHVLRAHDGGVLRRAGHTEAAVDLARLAGLYPAGVLCEIMDDDGTMARLPKLFELAERFNLKVITIEDLIRYRLKRDRLIKRVASVFLPTRFGNFKLYAYQDIVEEDIHLVLVMGEPEGKDNVLVRVHSQCITGDILHSLRCDCGEQLEKALEMIRKEGEGVLVYMRQEGRGIGLLNKLKTYELQEKGLNTVEANEAIGFPPDIRDYGIGAQILLDLNLKKIRLLTNNPSKIVGLQGYGIEIVERVPIEVEPNENNREYLKIKKEKMGHFLEKIQKEGIKL, encoded by the coding sequence TGCAAGTATCGAAGAGGCGCTGGAAGATATAAGGGAGGGGAAAATAGTTATAGTTGTTGATGATAAAGATAGAGAAAATGAGGGAGATATGGTTGTTGCTGCTGAAAAAGTTACACCTGAACATATTAACTTCATGGCAACCTATGCTAGAGGTTTAATATGTCTCTCGCTTACAAGGAAAAGAGTAGAGGAGTTAAGGATTCCGGATTTTGGCGGTATAAATACCTCAAGGATGGGCACTCCCTTTGTAGCTCCAATTGATGCAAAAAAGGGTATTACAACTGGTTCTTCTGCCTTTGATAGAGCAAGGACCATAAAAGTAGCTATAGATCCTAATACAGTTCATGAAGATCTTGCTATACCCGGACATGTTCACGTTTTAAGAGCTCACGATGGTGGTGTTTTAAGAAGGGCAGGACACACTGAAGCAGCTGTAGATCTTGCAAGGTTAGCAGGATTATATCCAGCAGGAGTGCTCTGTGAAATAATGGATGATGACGGCACAATGGCCAGATTACCTAAACTCTTTGAGTTAGCTGAAAGGTTTAACTTAAAAGTTATTACAATTGAGGATTTAATTAGATATAGGTTAAAAAGAGATAGGCTCATAAAAAGAGTAGCAAGTGTATTTTTACCAACAAGGTTCGGAAACTTTAAATTATACGCCTATCAAGATATAGTGGAAGAAGATATTCATCTTGTGCTGGTTATGGGAGAGCCTGAGGGAAAAGATAACGTTTTAGTGAGAGTTCACTCCCAGTGTATTACAGGAGATATTTTGCACTCTTTAAGATGTGACTGTGGGGAGCAGTTAGAAAAGGCTTTAGAAATGATAAGAAAGGAGGGTGAGGGAGTTTTGGTTTACATGAGGCAAGAGGGAAGAGGAATAGGTCTTTTAAATAAACTAAAAACTTATGAACTTCAGGAAAAAGGTTTAAATACGGTTGAGGCAAACGAGGCTATAGGTTTTCCCCCTGATATAAGAGACTATGGTATAGGGGCTCAAATTTTACTTGATCTTAATCTCAAAAAAATAAGACTTTTAACTAATAATCCCTCTAAAATCGTTGGACTACAGGGCTATGGAATTGAAATAGTAGAAAGGGTTCCAATAGAGGTTGAGCCTAATGAAAATAATAGAGAATATTTAAAGATCAAGAAAGAGAAAATGGGACACTTTCTTGAGAAAATTCAAAAGGAGGGGATAAAGCTCTAA
- the ribH gene encoding 6,7-dimethyl-8-ribityllumazine synthase has translation MPEIFGNLRVNKEDRFCIIVSRFHSHITFEMLRGAKEFLKRCGAEEEQIDVFIVPGSLEIVSAFSFLKDKFPKRYNACLVIGAVIEGETEHHTHVARESIKNVIEIAREREIPLGMAIITLSDTLQGIERSGGKLGNRGESAAATMLELLRLKDKIKEL, from the coding sequence ATGCCTGAAATTTTCGGAAATTTAAGAGTTAACAAAGAGGATAGATTTTGTATAATTGTATCGCGCTTTCATTCACATATTACTTTTGAAATGCTAAGGGGGGCCAAAGAGTTTTTAAAAAGATGCGGTGCCGAGGAGGAACAGATTGATGTTTTTATAGTTCCTGGGTCTTTGGAGATAGTCAGTGCCTTTTCATTTTTGAAGGATAAATTTCCAAAAAGATATAACGCTTGCTTAGTTATCGGAGCTGTTATAGAGGGCGAAACAGAACATCACACTCATGTAGCTAGAGAGAGTATCAAAAATGTGATTGAAATAGCAAGAGAAAGAGAAATACCGCTTGGAATGGCGATTATAACACTTTCTGATACTCTGCAGGGGATAGAAAGATCTGGAGGAAAATTGGGTAACAGGGGTGAAAGTGCCGCCGCTACAATGCTTGAACTTTTAAGACTTAAAGACAAAATAAAGGAACTGTAA
- a CDS encoding dihydroorotase encodes MSELLIKNVNIVDPEEGLKEKCDILIEKDRIKCIDRNIEREGVEVIEANNLYAIPGLIDVHAHLREPGYEDSETIETGTRAASKGGYVAVFAMPNTNPCMDRGTVIKYVREKAKYYDYCEVFPVGAITKERKGEELANFYELIEEGAIAFSDDGDYLQNSKLMENALYYSRDFDRPIIQHAEDKFLCEGGVANESPFTLSLGLKGRPREGEIIAILRDITLLKKTKGKLHIAHVSAKESVEIIRNAKESGLNLTCEVTPHHLILTEKLLSDFDSNFKVNPPLREEEDRIKLIEGLKEGVIDIIATDHAPHKIFDKEKEFEISPPGISSIEVSLPLILTFFYHTKIFELKDIVRFMSYNPARIFGLEGYGRIKENFFANITIIDLEREWVCDLEKFYSKGKNTPYKGYKLKGKVLYTIKKGKITYKEDDHEG; translated from the coding sequence TTGAGTGAACTTTTAATTAAAAATGTTAATATAGTAGATCCAGAGGAAGGACTTAAAGAAAAGTGTGATATTCTTATTGAGAAAGATAGGATAAAGTGTATAGATAGAAATATAGAAAGGGAGGGTGTAGAGGTAATAGAGGCAAATAATTTATATGCAATACCAGGTCTTATTGATGTGCATGCTCATCTGAGAGAACCAGGTTACGAAGATAGTGAGACAATTGAAACAGGGACAAGGGCAGCAAGTAAAGGAGGGTATGTCGCTGTTTTTGCTATGCCTAATACTAATCCATGTATGGATAGGGGAACAGTTATTAAGTATGTGAGGGAAAAGGCAAAGTATTACGATTACTGTGAAGTTTTTCCTGTTGGAGCGATAACAAAAGAAAGAAAGGGAGAAGAACTAGCGAATTTTTATGAGCTGATTGAAGAGGGTGCTATAGCCTTTTCTGATGATGGTGATTATCTTCAGAACAGTAAACTTATGGAAAATGCTTTATATTATTCAAGAGATTTTGATAGACCTATAATACAGCATGCAGAGGATAAGTTTTTATGCGAAGGGGGGGTGGCAAACGAATCTCCCTTTACACTTTCACTAGGACTTAAGGGGAGACCAAGAGAGGGGGAAATTATTGCAATATTAAGAGATATAACACTTTTAAAGAAGACCAAGGGCAAACTCCACATTGCCCACGTGAGCGCAAAAGAAAGTGTAGAAATAATAAGAAATGCAAAGGAAAGTGGTTTAAATTTAACATGTGAAGTAACTCCACATCATCTTATTTTAACCGAGAAACTACTTTCTGATTTTGATTCAAATTTTAAAGTAAATCCTCCACTTAGAGAAGAGGAAGATAGAATAAAACTTATAGAGGGTCTAAAAGAAGGTGTTATTGATATCATTGCTACAGATCATGCTCCGCATAAAATTTTTGATAAAGAGAAAGAGTTTGAGATTTCTCCGCCTGGAATATCAAGCATCGAAGTATCTCTCCCTTTGATTTTGACTTTTTTTTACCATACAAAGATTTTTGAGCTTAAGGATATTGTAAGGTTTATGTCATATAATCCAGCTAGGATTTTTGGTTTAGAAGGCTATGGAAGAATTAAGGAGAACTTTTTTGCTAATATAACGATTATAGATTTAGAAAGAGAGTGGGTTTGTGATCTAGAAAAATTCTATAGTAAAGGTAAAAATACTCCTTATAAGGGTTATAAGTTAAAGGGAAAAGTTCTCTACACGATAAAGAAAGGAAAAATAACCTATAAGGAGGATGACCATGAAGGGTAA